One Lycium barbarum isolate Lr01 chromosome 5, ASM1917538v2, whole genome shotgun sequence genomic window carries:
- the LOC132640989 gene encoding protein OBERON 2-like: MLPPPAWPAESASSRDNWPATDAGTHTKFENEKVEKGYYEQSVTRQFSGSTKIYLLDIARERVDIISEKMQLLPNEYLEELKGRLRMMLEGKGGDEFFVLQRLVQSRSDLTAKTLVRAHRVQLEILATINSGIRAFLHPSVSISQTSLIEVFVYKRCRNIACQSQLPADNCYCEICTNRKGFCSLCMCVICNKFDFEVNTCRWIGCDLCSHWTHTDCAIRDKQIVTGASELLFRCRACNRTSELLGFVKDVFQHCAPTWDRESLLRELNVVSKIFRMSEDTKGRQLFWKSEELIEKLKGGVEETTVSRVILIFFQELDMDSPKNTDAGNSSRVVPPQEACNRISQVVQEAVQKMELVADEKMRMLKKARIALEACDNELEEKAKEVAELKLERQQKRQQIDELDSIVRLKQAEADMFQLKADEARREADRLQMIALSKLGKSEEDYASRYLKQRLSEAEAEKQYLLEKIKLQDEGSRSSQSNGNGTGEPSQALLSKIEEILKSV; this comes from the exons ATGCTGCCTCCACCAGCTTGGCCCGCTGAGAGTGCTAGCTCAAGAGATAATTGGCCCGCTACTGATGCCGGGACTCATACAAAGTTTGAGAACGAGAAAGTGGAGAAGGGTTATTATGAGCAGTCTGTCACTCGCCAGTTTTCTGGTTCAACTAAGATTTATCTTCTTGATATAGCTAGAGAACGAGTGGATATAATTTCTGAGAAAATGCAATTGCTCCCCAACGAGTATCTAGAAGAGCTAAAGGGCAGGCTTCGGATGATGCTTGAGGGGAAAGGAGGAGATGAATTTTTTGTTTTACAGAGGCTTGTTCAGAGTAGGTCTGATTTGACTGCAAAGACATTGGTCAGAGCTCATCGAGTTCAGCTGGAAATTCTTGCCACGATTAACTCCGGTATTCGGGCGTTCCTACATCCAAGTGTCAGTATTTCTCAGACTTCCCTGATTGAGGTTTTTGTATACAAAAGATGTCGGAATATAGCATGCCAAAGCCAATTGCCGGCTGATAATTGCTACTGTGAAATATGCACTAATAGAAAAGGTTTCTGCAGCCTATGCATGTGTGTAATCTGCAACAAATTTGATTTTGAAGTGAATACTTGCCGGTGGATTGGTTGCGACTTGTGTTCTCATTGGACTCACACAGACTGTGCAATTCGTGATAAACAAATTGTAACGGGCGCTTCTGAATTGCTATTCAGGTGCAGAGCATGCAACCGCACATCCGAGCTTTTAGGCTTCGTAAAAGATGTATTCCAACACTGTGCACCAACTTGGGACAGAGAATCTTTGCTGAGAGAACTCAATGTTGTAAGCAAGATCTTCCGAATGAGCGAGGACACAAAAGGGAGACAGCTGTTTTGGAAGTCTGAGGAGCTCATAGAAAAATTAAAGGGTGGAGTGGAAGAGACCACAGTGTCCAGAGtcatattaattttttttcaag AGCTTGATATGGATTCACCAAAGAACACTGATGCTGGAAATAGCAGTAGGGTGGTCCCACCCCAGGAGGCGTGCAACCGAATCTCCCAAGTGGTACAAGAGGCAGTGCAGAAAATGGAATTGGTAGCTGACGAAAAGATGAGAATGCTAAAGAAAGCTCGCATAGCTCTCGAGGCTTGTGACAATGAACTGGAGGAAAAAGCCAAGGAAGTTGCAGAACTGAAACTGGAAAGGCAGCAGAAAAGGCAACAGATAGATGAACTGGACAGCATCGTTAGGCTTAAACAAGCGGAAGCTGATATGTTCCAGCTTAAGGCTGACGAGGCAAGACGAGAAGCTGACAGATTGCAGATGATCGCTCTTTCAAAGTTAGGGAAATCTGAAGAAGACTATGCCAGCAGATACTTAAAACAACGTCTTAGTGAGGCTGAAGCGGAGAAGCAGTACCTTCTCGAGAAGATTAAACTTCAAGATGAGGGTTCACGTTCATCACAAAGTAACGGCAATGGCACAGGGGAACCCTCGCAAGCACTCTTGTCTAAAATAGAAGAGATCCTTAAGAGTGTATAA